From the Trifolium pratense cultivar HEN17-A07 linkage group LG4, ARS_RC_1.1, whole genome shotgun sequence genome, the window TTCATCACAACAATGTCACTTAGGGTTCCTCTCCCCATGCTTAATAATAGCACTAAAATATGCATAATATTTGCACGGGTGTTTAAGTATTGGAAATGAAAAGTTTTGGACTTAAAGAAAGCATGGTTGATACTTGATACTTTGTGATATGAACACAAGATAGTGAAGGAGAACTTGATTTGAAGAAATGTGTTggtatgagaaaaaaaaatcaaaataaggtGATcaagaatattataaaaaaaatattgcactTAAATCAACATAAATTCAAACTCAAGCTGAAAAAACTTGGGATAAAAACATTTACCCCTAAAATGTAAACCATCGAAAAAGTCTAGCACGAACAAGCTTGTGAAGAAtattatagataaaaaaaaacagataaaaAAACTGATGAAGAATACAAGCTTCAATATCAATGAGTTGGAAACTAAAGCTGATGAAATTGACAGGGCTAAACGATTTAACACTTTGGGGCATGACATCATTTGACATGCAGATACATAAAACTTCCTTAGATGCCAACAAAGGCTCCACAATAGCAAAATCTCATATGCTTGAGATAGAAAATTAAAACACTTCAGTCCAAAACAAATTCATGCATCACAATAATGTAATAAGGCACAAACTGTTAGTCACACTAGAATAACTACAGGTTCTGAGTAACAATACACCAAGTAACAATACTTCGATAATAAGGCATATAGAGTACACACAAACTGATAGTTGTAGTATCAACTCAAAATAGTAAACAATTTTGTCTTACCCTGGTCACAGATAGAAACAAGGCAAGCTAACCACATCTCACCTAGATCCACCAGCATACCTCCTGTCTGGGCTATAAGGAGACTGAGGAATGGACCTAGATCTCTCCCTCCTAGACCTTCCAACATAGGGTGAGTGTTGTGGCGAATGATCGTGGCCTCCGCGGTATGGTGAACGCCTTGGAGATCTACGATATGAATAGTCGCCACGACCAGAACCACCACGACTCCTTCCCCGGTCACCGCGATAGTCACCACGAAAATCACCACGATGGTCACCACGAAAATCACCACGATGATCACCGCGATGGTCACCACGAAAGTCACCGCGATGGTCACCACGAAAGTCACCACGATCACCGCGGTCACCACGATGGTCACCACGAGAGCCTTCATAAAAAACAGGAAACTTCAGTAAATTAGGCAtggaaattgaaaaaagaaCATATTCACCATTCAGGATAGATATCTCTCAAGTCAAACTTACCATAGTCTCTAGTATTTTTCAGCCCAAGATAGTGTCCCGGTGTTGGAGTTCTTGCACGCTTTCTTCTTGACTGAAACAATACAGGAGCACAATCAGTAGTGCTTCAATGATATAAAACATAAATCAACAGAATACTAATAAAAGCAAGTAAATTCTTGTGGATATCTTTTTGTCTTTGTTCTGTAtagtgacattttaaaaataaaataaaaaatcatcaagGATTCAAGGTAAAGAGGCCAGCTTCTAAGAAAAGGGaggaaaaaaccataaaaaagcCTGATTATAAAGTTGTTGAAAATGTCCGTTGTTTAGTTGAGTTGAAAGTGAATGCTGAGGTTGTAAGGTTGATGGGCAATATAGTTGCTATGTTAAGTTGATCGGTCGCATTTGATTAGCTGTTTAAGCTTGCCATTGACTAAGCAGTTTCACTAGATTTGCATCGATGAACTGATCATCTCTGATTGTTGCCAACATAGCTGATGCAATGTATGGTTGAAAGTGAATACTGAGGTTGTAAAGTTGATGGCCAAGATAGTTGCTATTTTTAGTTGAACAGTTGCATTTGATTATCTGTTTAAGCTTGCCATTGATCAAGCAGTTTCACTAAATTTGCATGGATATGAACTGGTCATCTCTGATTGTTGCCAACATAACTGATGCAATGTAGTCTGAATATAACCACAGAACCTTCAagttaagaagaaagaaaaatacatcTGTTTTATCAACAACTATCAAAAGCAAAAACACATTACCCGTTCTACAGTGATGTAACGGCCCTCTAAAACTGATTGATTGAGATACTTGATACAGCGTTCAGCATCGTCATGGGAATCCATTGTAACAAAAGCAAAACCACGAGAAATTCGGGTACGTGGCTCCACCACAAGAAAACATGAAGCAACCTACAGAAGAAGACAACCATTCATTGAATATCAATTTTCCAGGAGGAAACAACCATTgagaaaatgaaacaaaaaccGATATGCTACTTACTTTTCCCTCTTTATTAAAATGATCCTCTAGGTCCCTCTCTGTGACCCTTGAAGATAGACCAGTAACATAAAGCGTGTTACCAGGATTGGTAGCATTGGCTCCCCTGCGATACAATTTTAAAGATAAGAATTTACTAGCATATCAATAAACCAAAGTTAGCACAAAAGCACAGCTATCCCTTTGATACAAACTGGGTCTAAAGCATGGCTTTCAAGCAGAGTACTAAAACAGGTTTAtcaacaaaaacagaaaaagaccAACCTTTCAGGACTTCGAGACCTTGACCTGAAAGAAAAAAGATCAGCCATTCCACAAAATGATAATAAGAGAGGTCAGAAAAGTTCAAAGTATCATACAATGAGCTAAAGAAGTCAACAAAAAAGTTACTAAAAAAGTCCTTCAAAGctaaactatttttattaacCTGCCACGGCCTCTGGAGTCAGATCTTGGCCTTTGTCTTGGCACAGACCTCGATCTTGATCGTGATCTTGACTGAGCTTTCCAGGGTGATGGTGAAGGGGACCTTGAATTCCTGAAATACCATCATACCCACAGCAAAAAATTTCACTATGAGTTTAATCAAAacaaatgtgtgtgtgtgtgtgtgtgtaactTACTAACTTTCCATCAAGCAGCTTAATCTACTTAAAGCAAGAAAAATAGCTTCACTATAAGTTTAATCGAAAACAAATGTGTGTGCAACTTGCTAACGTTCCAATAAGCAGCTTAATCTACTACTTAAAGCAAAATTAACAACTATGTTAAGcaaaattatcaatttataaTCAAACTTCTCAAAAGCACAATAAAGCAGCCATTAAAAAATTACATGTTCCAGTTATTTATTCAAATTGTACCAATATGATTAGAACCCTAAAAAAATGCTTAACCATGAATCTTCCAATTAAACAGGAAACGAGCTATAGAGCAAGAAAATTGAATGCAAGAAACGATTATaatgaataatattatttgaatGAAAGAGAGTTTACCTTCGTTGAGGGGGTGAATCAGCCTGAAAAATGAAACATAAAGAAAAGTTAGATAGAATTGGAGGCAAAGCTGAGAAGAAGATAAGAGAATGGCGCTGAGATTGGAGATGAAGAACTTGCCATTTTTGCTTTTGAGGAGTGAAAATGGAGCTTTTGACGATGAATGAAGGATTAGGGTTTTGGCAGAGAGAATGAAATTTGcggatgaatgaatgaattgacCAATAATGACCGAGTTATTCAGATCCCACACGTGTGTCACGTTTTTCCGCCAAAGTGAACAAAGCACTCGCTATTTTTGGTAAATAATAAATAGAAGACTATTTTAGGTTGTTTGCGGTggttggttttttatttttggttttgaaagtcaatttcaaaattaaaatttgtttgtgTAAAAATGAGTTGAGGTAgagttgaatttgtattactCATAATAGTAAACATtgaaaaaatttatcaaaaaatatactacttcgtccctaattataagaccttgtaaatattagcatataagatcttgttcaatttattttattagtatttttaaaatattaaatttttataatttttactaatagacaattaaagatattagtgatcaaaattgtacatTAACGTACGTATTTATTCAAATGATGGTTATAAACAATTAACTTTTTATTCGTAAAATGATTgtcaatttattaatttgaagaTCCAATGTAtgtatacattcaaattatgtTCATAGAAACTCCATTTTAAGTCACATAATGCCtaaagtattattttaaaatatgcaataaaaaaatttacaacttTCTGTTTAATATAACTTAAGTTcttatatacaatataattttcatactcgtccctaaatataagattctctttacatttttctttgcctctttttataagatatctttcatatttttaagggcattaattatttatttaccaacataatcataattaaagtgcatatttttttataatctgtAATAAATACcttagaaaaataataactcATTTTCTTTCATGaaagataaaattgtaaaaacaatatcaattgtcaacaaatttaatgtCACAAccactttcttttcttttttttttgacaaaaacccACTTTCTTAATCTTGGCAATTTTTTCAATAGGGTCTTATAATTATGGATGGATGAAATATTtagtaaattctaatataaaCCACTTCTTCAAGTGGTTCATGGTAGAtcagtatttaaaaaatatttaaaatattatcgaTAATATACgttgatatttttttgaagcaaacaaaactaatgcatttcattaactattaaatattcaatacataagggaataatctcGAATCTATGGAAGCTagtccaagaattggccgccctagcaagagtGAGCAACCGAATTCGTTTACCTcgtaacaaacttaacctcaaagtttagaAAAGACTATATGTTATGATATAAAGGAGAgggaaaaatagaaagaaagattCATTATATTGAATTAAATGAATTCTAATACAAGTTCATGATCCTTATATAGTGTAGATTAGGATCCATGATAAGCTAGTATATATCTAACATATGCTAACTTATactacaagttagttacaaaacTAAACTAACTATTTACATTTGTCTCCATTTCATCATTCCTTTGATCATTCTTATTGATACTTAACATCCTCCCACAAGCTGATGCTTGGTAGATATCAAGCAATCCAAGCTTGGACATGAAATGATTGAACTTGGGCAATGGCAGAGCTTTTGTTAGGAAATCTGCTAATTGATCTTGTGTGGATATGGGAAGCAGTCTCATTAATCCATTTTGTACCTTTTCCCTAACAATGTGACAGTCTATCTCTATATGTTTAGTTCTTTCATGAAAGACTGGATTTGAAGCTATATGCAATGCACTTTGATTATCACAAAACAAGACTGGCTGCTTAACACATTCTATCTGCAAGTCTTTCAGTAGGTATATGTTGGCGTTGTATgattggcctcattttgctaaaacatgtgatccttcttgatgtggaactacatgcttccactatccagtataagcaagatgttgggtacaatgcttcaacattggataccacatccagtgggcCGGGCCTGTGTAAGTTGTGATCTCGCGCCtaaattctaaatatggaatccatgCTAAATCTTCGAATGCGACAAGGAGCGCCGTCACGTATGATTAAGAATGGATCTCGTGACCTAGTTTTGtttgctaatcagatcttccagttaaggaaacaaaacatttaattgaagaatattccttgaaggaacctttGATCATGCTAAGTTATTAAAGGCTAATTGAAGACCTCGCCCATGCTAGGGTAGGCTATTTAAAAGATGCTGACACCATTGTTCAAGAcactgaaaccagatttgagtcttacaaagcgtgagtttaggttttagcaTTGTGTCAATTGTGTTTTGAGTCTTGTGTTGATCTGcacactagactaggaactgtgtgtctttgtgttgtaatatctctggagcttctaagcaaggagatagtgtgtgaataccattccaaagcttttaagtacGGAAATTGTGtatgttttatgaagtgtgtcttcacctgttgaatctagaagtgtacgatcacagtggctgtggtcaagaggagttgagcggaggttttcatacctaggtgtgtcttaggtagaatataacacgggtggtgattaggtgagaagtcttAAACAAGttgtttattgagggcttcaaactaatactgtcatagtggattcactcctggattggtatcccccagagtaggcttatgctgaactgggttaacaaattactgtgttaatttatttttcagctTGTTTAGTTTATTGTTCATTTCGTATGCGCTGTTGGATGTCgaatcattgattcacgcattgAAAGTACATTACggtggtgaagcgttgagttCAACAtcattgaaatctggcacgcagtgaacacaatgctgcacaagatgctatagcacacgttgcagcaagacagtcgcagaacacagtaaataaataaataaattgcagaacaataaataagacaggtaattgttaacccagtttagtgcaacgtcacctactctgggggataccaatccaggaatgaatccactataatagctctagttcaaagccctcgaccaacacccggtacttgacttatcgcctagacactacccgtgcaatcctatctaagaacctcttagataatgagaccccgtcccaaattccctctaacaacacataccatgttgctgtcaataataataatcaggatggagacactctcctaaaaactagaccacactcttgcttaaaagcttttgagtgaatcacacacgctaactccgtgcttcaaagcttaggagtagcttacaattaacaaccaaaacacagtcctaaacttgcatcaaattgacacaagaaaggctgacaaaagacacaaactctaaaccctaaaaactcacactttgtaaagaacacggtttagaatacatgagtagaatagcttgaggcttcacatatttatagtcttcaattgtcttgatgggcaagctaggtcttcagacaaatacagctgtaggaattgcggccaaccctaaattatttccagaaatataattcatgttgtaccaaacaaaaaaaacgctaaaaatataatataattatatttttgttttaaataacattccttcaaccgacttcaataaaacttgctgagcaaggctcattttgcccagacgcacgtgcctgaatatataattgaagcaaatcttgaccaagatttgaaataaaaattctgcacgaaaaacagagtatcaggatgctgtactataatgctacagcacctcagtccagcatctagctggttggcttttgcaaaaatgtagccaatcaaaacaccaacaatctccccctttggcaaattttggctaaaacaaccttaggccagtgcatagagagatacagtctaaactttccttcgagtcaacataagcacacaactaggaaagaaagtagaacgatgctaagctatttaaactttccttcgagtcaacatacgcacacaactaggaaggagagtaaagaaattcatcagatgaatagatagctagcacgtaagcatcagaggcatgcacgtaagcatcagatgaatagatagctagcacgtaagcatcagatgaatagatagctagcacgtaagcatcagagaaataaactctcacatagtggattcaagataggagaaataaactccgtaaaatttaagcaacgccacagagaataggaaaaataaattcctatataaacACTTCAAGtatcataagtagtagaaaaataaattctactccccctcaatatatgcataaacttcactccccctcaaaacatgcatataaCATAAAAcagacatgctatactagatgctatagcattatgCATCACATTATGCACaacatattactccccctttttagccataaattctgacaactAAAGTCATTACCATAGAATAGGAGCAAAGTACAgacttccacagagttatcagagcatagagaaacatagagtgcagagagtatcagagcataagagatcataaagtgcatattacAGACCATCATGGCAAAGAGAACCTGGAGTGTCGGAGCCAAAAGACATGGATtgtgcatgttacaatccagagagcatcagggcgtagcccacaaaattaaaatccaaaaggacatgcaaataaagcataagcaggtcacatagaaggactttcgtcagagtcctcctcctctacctcagtatcaccaccttgaggtcaacagtcatttgcttcctaggcaaaacatcagtttgactggttgacagatgatgcagcacagtctgcagcatgtgtaccctcaaacagtctaaaatcaaaagacaaatcacaacctctcttactAGGAACACCAGCCTTAGTACAAATGTCAGGATGTTGAGCTAGAATAGTATCACACATCAGTGTAGGAAAGGCTATAGGCATCTTCGCAGCACATGACTTAACATCCAGAAtagtttcatcaagaatataagaaccaaaggcaaaaggtgatctggtccctacaacatatataaacctagccaaacctgtagccagagtattggaatgagtagttggagcccagttgcagttttcatcaatccaactgcattaatcaaatcaacaagcttttggcattgtaaaaaaaatttcacttaaattcctttccacagcaagccttctttttaacataaatttccacctgtcaacattttcaaaacgatgaaaggaaatgttgtcaatggGTACAGGGGATACATCTTGAGGGATCATCTTTTTCTTCACAGATTTCTTTGAGGATGCTTCAGGAGATGCTGTAGAATATTGGTCTTCCTCAAATTTTGAACCACTAGAGAAAACAACCttccttttcaaaattttcttctttggctcagaaGGTCCAGTAACTTTACTCCACTGCCTCttaagaccatagattttcATTTCCTTGGTAGTCTTGACAAGAATACCATAAACAGGCACACTCTTACCAGCATTGCAtcttaacctcctagtactaggagCAGGAGTCCTCTCTGTAAgggtgagattgtccacatcaATAACATTGGAATCTGCATTATTATCTTTCTTAGCAGATTCATCATGCACAGACAAAGTATTCAAACTCTCATCAGACTGAGAGATCACAACAGTGTTACTATCAGAATACTTCCCTTTATCAGGGATAATAACATTATCTGGAGATTGAGGTACAATTATGTTCTCCAAATTTTCctgtgctgcagatgttgtagcatcatgtgcagcatccttctcaggaacactcttctttaCATGTTCCAACATAAAGTCAATATCATCACCAATAGtaacatcttcttcttttccatCTCCTTCCTTAGAATTTGTTAAATACAACAGGGaagaacaccacataacttctACTAACAAACACTTTCTCTCCACAAGAAACATCTTTATCATCAACAGACACAAAATtgttaccaaatcttcagatgtttcaacattacccataatagcgtgcattactaaataaattgaaaagaaaactgcacgccacacttgcaataattgctataactcttcagataggcaaatcccaagtttgcctcgcaatttttcaaattggaccgcatctagagccttggtaaaaatatcagccagttgttcttcagtggcaatatgctcaagagttataataccttcttcaacaagatctctgataaaatggtgcctaatatcaatatgcttcgtcctactatgttggataggattctttgaaatattgattgcactaaggttatcacagtacaatgccatagcatcttgtaccacattgtactccaacaacatttgtttcatccataatggTTGGGAACAGCTACTACtagcagctatgtactctgcttcagctgtagataaagatacatacttttgtttcttgctgatccaggatataagattgttgcctaaaaagaaacaagctcctgaggtgccttttctatcatctgcacaacctgcccaatcagcattacaatacccctctagcatagacttgttcttgtagacccacttggtaccaatcacattagtattttctggtctaggaactaagtcccaaacttcattcttcttgaactgatttagctcttcttgcatagcatttatccaaaactcatcagtgagggcttccatcacatttctgggttcaaacttagaaacaaaacaagcattaggaactaagtcaagtgtccttctagtagtaattccatgattaggattaccaataatcagatctgtaggatgattcttttgagtacgaatggatgaccctttctttgaagtagcaaagattggttcaggtgtagtaacctctgtatcattcttgaattcctcaatagtttcagaatctatactaccttggatagatgctgtagcatcttctgtatcatcttttacaacttcacttgaaataccatatattactacatttatagattccatcatggttttggttatgtagttatatactctgtaggctctgctatttgttgagtatcccaagaatatgccttcatcacttttaggatccattttagttcttggttctctatcagacaagatataacatttacttccaaacacatgaaagtacttaacagtaggttttctaccttt encodes:
- the LOC123882401 gene encoding serine/arginine-rich splicing factor SR45a-like yields the protein MADSPPQRRNSRSPSPSPWKAQSRSRSRSRSVPRQRPRSDSRGRGRSRSRSPERGANATNPGNTLYVTGLSSRVTERDLEDHFNKEGKVASCFLVVEPRTRISRGFAFVTMDSHDDAERCIKYLNQSVLEGRYITVERSRRKRARTPTPGHYLGLKNTRDYGSRGDHRGDRGDRGDFRGDHRGDFRGDHRGDHRGDFRGDHRGDFRGDYRGDRGRSRGGSGRGDYSYRRSPRRSPYRGGHDHSPQHSPYVGRSRRERSRSIPQSPYSPDRRYAGGSR